A window of Rhododendron vialii isolate Sample 1 chromosome 13a, ASM3025357v1 contains these coding sequences:
- the LOC131313461 gene encoding uncharacterized protein LOC131313461, with amino-acid sequence MGNEKREKINGLKGCQPEEEEDDKEVEEKMDKFYALIRSFRDARDRRRNELLKEMEINNNNNNKKRKAAEQQTVTCLAPSFRMEDFTQQGEAEFKRTPLKFPPAPSKIHEPDDDDLLDKESGLDLKLAL; translated from the coding sequence ATGGGgaatgagaagagagagaagattaatGGTTTGAAAGGATGTCAGCCggaggaagaggaggatgaCAAGGAAGTTGAGGAAAAGATGGACAAGTTCTATGCCCTAATAAGAAGCTTTCGAGACGCTCGCGATCGCAGAAGGAATGAATTATTGAAAGAAATGGAgattaacaacaacaacaacaacaaaaagaggAAGGCGGCAGAGCAGCAAACTGTGACTTGTTTGGCCCCGTCGTTTAGAATGGAAGATTTCACTCAACAAGGGGAGGCTGAATTCAAGAGGACGCCTCTGAAATTCCCCCCTGCTCCCTCCAAGATTCATGAACCTGATGATGATGATCTACTAGATAAAGAATCTGGCTTGGACCTTAAACTTGCACTCTGA
- the LOC131313668 gene encoding boron transporter 1-like produces the protein MEETFVPFRGIKNDLNGRLLCYKQDWTGGFRAGFRILAPTTYIFFASAIPVISFGEQLDRSTEGVLTAVQTLASTAICGIIHSIIGGQPLLILGVAEPTVIMYTFMFNFAKERPELGRNLFLAWAGWVCVWTAILLVLLSILGACSIINRFTRLAGELFGLLIAMLFMQQAITGLVDEFRIPERENPKLSEFLASWRFANGMFALVLSFGLLLTGLRSRKARSWRYGTGWLRSLIADYGVPLMVLAWTAISYIPSGSVPKGIPRRLFSPNPWSPGAYENWTVIKACNQDMLNVPVLYILGAFIPATMIAVLYYFDHSVASQLAQQKEFNLRKPPSFHYDLLLLGFLTLMCGLIGIPPSNGVIPQSPMHTKSLATLKHQLLRNRLVATARKSMRKNSSLGQLYGNMQEAYQQMQTPLIYQEPSARGLKELKETTIELASSMGNIDAPVDETVFDVDKEIDDLLPVEVKEQRLSNLLQATMVGACVAAMPFLKMIPTSVLWGYFAFMAIESLPGNQFWERILLLFTAPSRRYKVLEEYHATFVETVPFKSIALFTLFQTIYLLICFGITWIPIAGVLFPLMIMLLVPVRQYILPKFFKGAHLQDLDAAEFEEAPALPFNLAAGTELGATASFAEDGEILDEMITRSRGEIRRICSPKVTSTTGTPAKDHRIPHSPHLSEKAYSPRVSELRGEPSPLSGGRGPISPRAGDPRPSKLGISPHNSTSSK, from the exons ATGGAAGAGACTTTTGTGCCTTTTCGTGGGATCAAGAATGATCTTAACGGAAGGTTGTTGTGCTACAAACAAGATTGGACTGGCGGCTTCAGAGCAGGCTTCAG GATTTTGGCTCCTACAACTTATATATTCTTTGCCTCTGCAATCCCAGTTATTTCATTTGGGGAACAACTGGATAGAAGTACTG AAGGAGTTTTGACTGCGGTTCAAACCTTAGCATCCACTGCAATTTGTGGGATTATACATTCAATCATTGGAGGGCAACCTTTACTGATTTTGGGAGTTGCAGAGCCCACGGTAATTATGTACACATTCATGTTTAACTTCGCGAAAGAGAGACCAGAGTTGGGTCGCAACCTGTTTCTTGCATGGGCCGGATG GGTGTGCGTGTGGACCGCAATATTGCTGGTCTTACTGTCTATTTTAGGAGCTTGTTCCATTATCAACAGATTTACTCGTCTGGCAGGAGAACTATTTGGTTTGCTTATTGCCATGCTCTTCATGCAGCAAGCAATCACA GGACTTGTGGATGAGTTTCGCATACCCGAGCGAGAAAATCCAAAACTAAGTGAGTTCTTGGCTTCGTGGAGGTTTGCAAATGGGATGTTCGCTTTGGTTCTGTCTTTCGGTCTTTTGCTAACTGGACTAAGAAGCCGTAAAGCAAGGTCGTGGCGCTATGGGACTG GTTGGCTTAGAAGCCTCATAGCAGACTATGGTGTGCCACTCATGGTTCTAGCCTGGACAGCCATCTCCTACATTCCATCCGGAAGTGTTCCGAAAGGAATCCCACGTCGCCTCTTCAGCCCAAATCCCTGGTCTCCTGGTGCATATGAAAACTGGACAGTTATTAAGGCATGTAATCAA GACATGCTTAATGTGCCCGTGCTGTACATACTTGGAGCTTTTATTCCGGCAACGATGATTGCAGTACTTTACTATTTTGACCACAGTGTGGCGTCCCAACTTGCTCAGCAGAAGGAATTCAATCTGAGAAAACCACCTTCTTTCCATTACGACTTACTCCTTTTGGGGTTCTTG ACTTTGATGTGTGGCCTGATTGGAATTCCTCCGTCTAATGGTGTGATCCCACAATCCCCCATGCATACCAAAAGTCTGGCCACTCTTAAACACCAA TTGCTTCGGAATCGACTGGTTGCTACAGCACGCAAAAGTATGAGAAAGAACTCAAGCTTGGGGCAGTTGTATGGGAATATGCAAGAAGCTTACCAACAAATGCAGACCCCTCTCATCTATCAGGAGCCCTCAGCTCGA GGGTTGAAGGAACTAAAAGAAACGACAATTGAATTAGCTTCAAGCATGGGGAACATTGATGCCCCAGTAGACGAGACAGTTTTCGACGTGGATAAGGAGATTGACGATCTGCTGCCTGTTGAGGTCAAAGAACAGCGTCTCAGTAACTTGCTCCAAGCCACAATGGTGGGAGCATGTGTGGCTGCCATGCCTTTCCTCAAGATGATTCCTACCTCAGTCCTTTGGGGTTACTTTGCCTTTATGGCAATAGAAAGTTTACCCGGTAATCAGTTCTGGGAAAGGATATTATTACTCTTTACAGCTCCAAGCAGAAGATACAA AGTTCTGGAGGAGTACCATGCCACTTTCGTAGAAACTGTTCCATTCAAGTCAATTGCCCTATTTACACTATTCCAAACCATATACTTGCTTATTTGTTTTGGGATTACATGGATACCAATTGCTGGGGTTTTGTTCCCTCTAATGATCATGCTTTTGGTTCCCGTAAGACAATACATTCTGCCCAAGTTTTTCAAAGGGGCACATCTTCAGGATTTAGATGCAGCAGAGTTTGAAGAGGCACCAGCTTTACCATTCAATCTTGCAGCT GGGACAGAACTAGGGGCTACAGCTTCATTTGCAGAGGATGGAGAAATTTTAGATGAGATGATTACCCGAAGCCGAGGTGAGATTAGGCGTATATGCAGTCCCAAGGTGACAAGCACCACTGGAACACCAGCAAAAGATCACAGAATCCCTCATAGCCCTCATTTGTCAGAGAAAGCATATAGCCCACGCGTAAGTGAACTGAGAGGGGAGCCAAGTCCTCTGTCTGGTGGAAGAGGCCCTATTAGTCCAAGAGCTGGAGACCCAAGGCCATCCAAATTGGGAATCAGTCCCCATAACTCAACTTCTTCAAAATAG
- the LOC131313764 gene encoding transcription factor MYB78-like yields the protein MTAELRKGAWTFEEDSKLIDCISIHGPAQWSYLARTAGLKRTGKSCRLRWLNYLHPDVKHGNFTLEEQIRILELHSHWGNRWSKIAQGLQGRTDNEIKNYWRTRVQKLANQLNCDVNSTQFRDTLSHIWLPRLRERVQEAAAGSAQSSMVQPTNTTPTDLIANCNNTTTGYGLLDSNCTKSETPDQEANQVSPASDLISTYGDHHGDVLLSGSNRWENIQEGSIYTDQLINTSAAFSIGYYSELEEAGYGCCIFEECNRWLGGGDSFEYLNDDSIWLMHPAATSLE from the exons atgacTGCAGAGTTGAGAAAAGGTGCATGGACATTTGAAGAAGACTCGAAGCTCATCGATTGCATTTCCATCCACGGTCCAGCCCAATGGAGTTACCTCGCCCGCACTGCCG gattGAAGCGAACGGGGAAAAGCTGCAGATTAAGATGGTTGAACTATTTACATCCAGATGTTAAGCATGGAAACTTCACCCTTGAAGAACAAATTCGCATCCTTGAACTCCACTCTCATTGGGGAAATAG GTGGTCGAAGATAGCACAGGGGCTGCAGGGACGCACAGACAATGAGATAAAAAACTATTGGAGAACCCGAGTTCAAAAACTTGCAAACCAACTCAATTGCGATGTCAACAGCACACAATTCAGAGACACCTTGAGTCATATTTGGTTACCCAGATTGCGGGAGCGAGTCCAAGAGGCCGCCGCGGGTTCAGCCCAGTCTTCCATGGTCCAGCCCACAAACACCACGCCCACTGACCTTATTGCTAATTGTAACAACACAACAACCGGATATGGACTCTTGGACTCGAATTGCACCAAATCCGAGACACCGGATCAGGAAGCCAACCAAGTGTCTCCAGCTTCAGACTTGATCAGTACTTATGGAGATCATCATGGTGATGTTTTGTTAAGTGGTAGTAATCGGTGGGAAAATATTCAAGAAGGTTCGATTTATACGGACCAGCTCATCAATACATCGGCCGCTTTCTCTATCGGATACTACTCTGAACTAGAGGAAGCTGGATATGGTTGTTGCATTTTCGAAGAATGCAATCGTTGGTTAGGTGGTGGAGACTCCTTCGAGTACTTGAACGATGATAGTATTTGGCTCATGCATCCTGCAGCTACCTCTCTAGAATGA
- the LOC131314203 gene encoding probable pectinesterase 53, whose product MAVSNIYLFPTIWYISYVLSTLLYIHFILCNVILQALDLMASKYNIQVLLFLFFLSTLSLKVSSLLKSEKEEDYNSWISWNVNNFSKKYNAEVETLTREPTGIGSKVLDLKLRNAEMNKVRINVSQDGTGDFKSIKEALDSIPLHNTKRVILTIKPGVYREKIVIPRTLPFITFLGDSNDPPTITGNDTKSVTGTTFSTATVGVNASYFVAINMKFENTATHDKGSVREQAVALRISGTNASFYNCSFYGNQDTLYDHHGVHYFSNCFIQGSVDFIFGYARSLYENCTLNSVANKDGGYFTAQKRTNSSWGSGFSFQDCKVTGSGLVYLGRAWGDRSRVIFSYTYMDNVVRPEGWDNWHHPERELTVYYGEYKCSGPGANFTGRVPWARLLTDKEAEPFIGTNYIYGDTWLINPATI is encoded by the exons ATGGCCGTTTCAAATATATATCTTTTCCCGACAATTTGGTATATATCTTACGTGCTGTCAACTTTGTTATATATACATTTCATTCTTTGCAACGTAATACTACAAGCACTCGATCTCATGGCTTCAAAATATAATATACAAGttcttctcttcctcttcttcctctcaaCTTTGTCTTTGAAAGTTTCTTCTTTGCTGAAATCGGAGAAAGAAGAAGACTACAATAGTTGGATATCGTGGAATGTCAATAATTTTAGTAAGAAGTATAATGCGGAAGTAGAGACACTCACGCGAGAACCGACGGGAATTGGGAGTAAAGttcttgatttgaaattgagGAATGCTGAGATGAACAAAGTTAGAATCAATGTTAGTCAAGACGGAACCGGTGATTTCAAGAGCATCAAAGAAGCCCTTGATAGTATTCCGTTGCACAACACCAAAAGAGTGATTCTGACCATAAAACCAGGTGTTTATAG GGAAAAAATTGTTATCCCTAGAACTTTGCCTTTTATTACATTTTTAGGGGATTCCAATGATCCACCAACTATAACGGGGAATGACACGAAGTCGGTGACTGGAACAACTTTCAGCACTGCCACTGTTGGTGTCAACGCAAGTTACTTTGTGGCCATCAACATGAAGTTTGAG AACACAGCAACACATGACAAGGGATCCGTCAGAGAACAAGCGGTGGCGCTTCGGATCTCAGGAACTAACGCTTCATTTTACAATTGTAGTTTTTATGGTAATCAAGACACGCTTTATGATCACCACGGTGTTCACTATTTCAGTAATTGCTTTATTCAAGGCTCCGTTGATTTCATCTTCGGCTATGCCCGCTCCCTTTATGAG AATTGCACCTTGAACTCAGTAGCCAATAAGGATGGGGGCTATTTCACCGCTCAAAAGCGCACTAATTCTTCATGGGGTAGTGGGTTTTCCTTCCAAGATTGCAAGGTAACTGGGAGTGGGTTGGTTTACCTTGGAAGAGCATGGGGTGACCGCTCCAGGGTAATTTTTTCTTACACATACATGGACAATGTTGTTCGTCCCGAAGGATGGGATAACTGGCACCACCCGGAGCGTGAATT GACTGTTTATTATGGAGAATACAAGTGTAGTGGCCCAGGAGCCAATTTCACTGGAAGAGTGCCGTGGGCACGCTTATTGACGGACAAAGAGGCCGAGCCTTTTATAGGAACCAACTACATCTATGGGGATACCTGGCTTATCAACCCGGCCACCATCTGA
- the LOC131314659 gene encoding SWR1-complex protein 4 isoform X2: MDAKDILGLPKTPLPLPQEKKSRPQKDSQRKPDGISREVYALTGGLAPLMPAIDIAQLKRRIQSENEKITWQWLPFTNSARKDTLQLYHWVRVVNAVPPTGDYSFAKYNKSVDLVKYTDEEYEKYLTDPMWTKKDTDQLFDLCERFDLRFVVIADRFSSSRTVEELKDRYYSVCRAILLARAASPGDVSGHPLVKEPYNVSHEIDRKRALSMVLSQTKQQERKDAEVLAEAKRITDSRMAARSAEESELPVTSNIGPEGTERAIVAVDTASPSSSAQFASGNVTPPTSMAESASVTASLRVLRVYTRTYALDQMVQAATSSAGLRTIKRVEQTLQDLGAIRLYDSVSKASEYFQVICCKIRRQKVHLIAKVHILKHQARLSGCSVALSRTAHSFLIR; encoded by the exons ATGGATGCGAAGGACATCTTGGGATTGCCCAAAACTCCGTTGCCTTTGCCCCAAGAAAAGAAGTCCAGACCCCAGAAAGATTCTCAACGAAAACCAGATGGCATTTCGCGcgag GTATACGCCCTTACAGGTGGTTTGGCACCTCTCATGCCTGCAATCGATATTGCTCAACTGAAGCGGCGCATTCAATCGGAGAACGAAAAG ATAACGTGGCAGTGGCTTCCATTTACAAATTCTGCTCGAAAAGATACTCTGCAGCTGTACCACTGG GTCAGAGTAGTAAATGCTGTTCCTCCAACAGGTGACTATTCGTTTGCCAAGTATAACAAG TCTGTCGACCTTGTCAAGTACACAGATGAGGAGTATGAAAAGTATTTGACTGATCCT ATGTGGACCAAGAAAGACACTGATCAACTATTCGACCTGTGTGAACGGTTTGATCTCCGGTTTGTTGTGATTGCTGATAGGTTCTCATCATCTCGGACGGTGGAGGAATTGAAGGATCGTTATTATAGTG TTTGTCGAGCGATCTTGCTTGCTAGAGCTGCATCTCCTGGTGATGTTTCTGGACACCCTCTTGTTAAG GAACCATACAATGTTTCCCATGAGATTGATCGCAAGCGTGCATTGTCTATGGTCCTTTCTCAAACAAAACAGCAAGAGCGCAAGGATGCTGAG GTTCTTGCCGAAGCGAAGAGAATAACGGACTCCCGCATGGCTGCAAGG AGTGCTGAAGAGTCTGAGTTGCCAGTCACATCTAATATTGGTCCAGAAGGTACTGAGAGGGCTATTGTTGCTGTTGATACAGCATCACCTTCGTCCAGTGCTCAGTTTGCTTCTGGAAATGTTACACCTCCAACATCAATGGCAGAGAGTGCCTCTGTTACAGCTTCTCTTCGCGTG CTCCGTGTTTACACGAGAACATATGCACTTGATCAAATGGTACAAGCTGCAACCTCATCTGCCGGCCTTCGGACTATCAAGCGGGTTGAGCAAACTTTACAAGATCTTGGG GCAATCCGTCTTTATGATTCAGTTTCAAAGGCATCTGAATATTTCCAAGTTATTTG TTGCAAAATAAGGAGGCAGAAGGTTCATCTTATCGCGAAGGTTCATATACTGAAGCACCAAGCACGCCTAAG